A single genomic interval of Candidatus Methanoperedens sp. harbors:
- a CDS encoding thioredoxin family protein, whose protein sequence is MIIPDKEKEHLKKHFAELTGDVELIVFTQELECQFCREARELVLELGTLSPKIKTKVYDFVKDGDEDIKYDIKKIPAIAIVGKSDYGIRYYGVPAGYEFPVIVEDILDVSRGTTSLADNIKKKLAEIKKPVNIQVFVSPACPYCPRAARIAHQFAIESEFIKSDVVEMTEFPHLVQRYGIMSTPHIVINEDTFFVGAQPPEIFLEQIALALSKGYNPMYS, encoded by the coding sequence ATGATAATCCCGGATAAAGAAAAAGAGCATTTGAAAAAACACTTCGCAGAACTAACAGGTGATGTGGAACTCATCGTTTTCACGCAGGAACTTGAGTGCCAGTTCTGCAGGGAAGCAAGGGAGCTTGTGCTTGAGCTGGGAACGCTCTCCCCGAAAATAAAAACGAAAGTGTACGACTTTGTCAAGGACGGTGATGAAGACATAAAATACGACATAAAAAAAATCCCAGCCATTGCAATTGTCGGGAAATCGGATTACGGTATCAGGTATTACGGTGTACCTGCTGGCTATGAGTTTCCGGTGATAGTGGAAGACATTTTGGATGTTTCAAGAGGGACAACATCGTTAGCAGACAATATTAAGAAAAAGCTGGCAGAGATAAAAAAACCTGTAAATATACAGGTATTTGTTTCACCCGCATGCCCTTACTGTCCGAGAGCTGCAAGGATTGCGCATCAATTCGCAATCGAGAGCGAGTTCATAAAGTCTGACGTAGTCGAGATGACCGAGTTCCCTCACCTCGTGCAGAGATACGGTATCATGAGCACTCCGCACATCGTGATCAACGAGGATACTTTTTTCGTAGGGGCGCAACCGCCGGAGATATTTCTCGAGCAGATAGCCTTGGCGCTCAGCAAAGGATATAATCCCATGTATTCTTAG
- a CDS encoding class I SAM-dependent methyltransferase — translation MYIDSYTSRCKIFKLIPPGSKVLEIGCGSGRLANLLSMRKKCIVYCVEKEPKMASIAKSKCVEMLNMDIETKELPFGDGAFDCILLGNVLEHMKEPSKILANLKKYLSDSGFLIYSVPNIVNWHSRMTIFFGKFEYAESGVFDRTHLRFYNLNSAIKLAEDAGYRIVWLDVTPSVYLFKEKLNFLWYGFAKLWKNLFADEFVIQAKKG, via the coding sequence ATGTATATCGATTCCTATACTTCACGCTGTAAAATCTTCAAGCTGATACCGCCCGGCTCAAAAGTGCTGGAAATCGGCTGCGGCTCGGGGAGGCTTGCCAATCTTTTGTCGATGAGGAAAAAATGCATCGTGTATTGCGTGGAGAAGGAGCCCAAAATGGCATCCATTGCAAAGAGCAAATGCGTGGAAATGCTGAATATGGATATCGAAACGAAAGAACTGCCTTTTGGTGATGGAGCGTTTGACTGCATCCTCCTTGGAAATGTCCTTGAGCATATGAAAGAGCCCTCAAAAATATTAGCCAACCTGAAAAAATATCTCTCAGATAGCGGTTTTTTAATATATTCCGTGCCCAACATTGTCAACTGGCATTCGAGGATGACTATTTTTTTCGGGAAGTTTGAATATGCAGAAAGCGGCGTTTTTGACAGGACGCATCTTCGGTTTTACAATCTTAACTCTGCAATAAAGCTCGCAGAGGATGCAGGATACAGAATTGTTTGGCTTGATGTTACGCCGAGCGTTTATCTTTTCAAGGAAAAACTGAATTTCCTGTGGTATGGATTCGCAAAGCTCTGGAAAAATCTTTTTGCGGACGAGTTCGTCATTCAGGCGAAAAAGGGGTAG
- a CDS encoding pyridoxamine 5'-phosphate oxidase family protein — MRIPDEMRNILYGNYFGYVCTSDRYDQPHLTPVFFVYDEHSQKIFFITNDKSKKVKNISENPNVSITIDIRDSKNPFNNEGVMAQGTAKITEKAPIYFLSEETLRLYYDIYMEFKSKYQEVIENKPLGENDVIIQISIEKMVYWRGPHFKSVRL; from the coding sequence ATGAGAATCCCTGATGAGATGCGAAATATACTGTACGGCAATTATTTCGGCTATGTCTGCACAAGCGACAGGTATGACCAGCCGCACCTCACGCCCGTATTCTTCGTATACGATGAGCATTCTCAGAAAATATTCTTTATCACCAATGATAAATCAAAAAAGGTCAAGAACATATCCGAAAATCCGAATGTAAGCATAACCATCGATATAAGAGACTCGAAGAATCCCTTCAACAACGAAGGCGTTATGGCGCAGGGAACAGCCAAAATAACAGAAAAGGCACCTATTTATTTCCTGTCAGAGGAGACGCTGCGGTTATACTATGACATATATATGGAATTCAAAAGCAAATACCAGGAAGTAATTGAAAACAAGCCCCTCGGGGAGAACGATGTGATTATACAGATCAGCATTGAAAAAATGGTGTACTGGAGAGGACCACATTTTAAGTCTGTAAGGCTTTAG
- a CDS encoding pyridoxamine 5'-phosphate oxidase family protein, producing the protein MKWIYEEIVGRIPPFSLVSYQYSILLQLFFLLILGLTLGFVFDLRLISLLYGSLAIMVAVLWSLLILQLGPTLRKFRAPLSKDENELLKQYKGILFHRKHYEAIPGLAIFIPFMLYLFYFGTNLLEYWIGKNPHIILLLFVSLLIWDICYRMGLALWTSILALWRSIRLQRLAEKRTELEHTPYTELRSLRKLDINNVFFGIISLLLIPLFQIDKFLVIIILIFMVFISLISMISAYIVSKVPWLPPDIYNLVKDSSFAYIGTSFKGVPHVTPVVYVFDGQKIFFNTSKEAKKLKIMLKNNKVAFLIDKRDMSNIYENKAVLFTGEVKIYGLLDIPLRLIQMLAALKLFMKKYPEYTRKYSASELPKAWQLTPIIARILVEVKPIKIIYWRGAKQISVPV; encoded by the coding sequence ATGAAGTGGATATATGAAGAGATCGTGGGAAGAATTCCGCCTTTTTCCCTTGTTTCATACCAGTACAGCATTCTCCTGCAGTTGTTTTTTCTCCTCATACTCGGTCTCACACTCGGCTTTGTCTTTGACCTGAGGCTGATTTCCCTGCTCTACGGTTCGCTTGCCATCATGGTTGCGGTTTTATGGAGCCTTTTGATTCTGCAGCTTGGTCCCACTCTTCGCAAATTCCGGGCGCCGCTGAGTAAAGATGAAAATGAATTACTCAAGCAGTATAAGGGAATACTTTTTCACAGGAAGCATTACGAGGCAATCCCGGGATTAGCGATTTTCATTCCTTTTATGCTGTATCTTTTCTATTTTGGCACGAATTTATTGGAGTACTGGATCGGAAAAAACCCGCACATTATACTGTTGCTGTTCGTCAGTCTCCTGATCTGGGATATTTGTTACAGGATGGGGCTTGCGCTTTGGACATCCATCCTCGCCCTGTGGAGATCTATCAGGCTTCAAAGGCTTGCAGAAAAAAGAACCGAACTTGAACATACGCCCTATACGGAACTTCGCTCCCTGCGGAAGCTTGATATCAACAATGTTTTCTTCGGAATAATCTCGCTTCTTTTAATACCATTGTTTCAGATTGATAAATTTCTCGTTATAATAATCCTCATTTTCATGGTTTTCATATCTTTAATTTCAATGATTTCAGCCTATATAGTATCGAAAGTTCCCTGGCTCCCGCCCGATATATACAATCTCGTAAAAGATTCCAGTTTTGCCTACATAGGAACTTCTTTTAAAGGCGTGCCGCACGTAACGCCTGTGGTCTATGTTTTCGACGGGCAGAAGATTTTTTTTAATACCTCAAAGGAGGCAAAAAAATTAAAAATAATGCTCAAAAACAACAAAGTGGCTTTCTTGATAGATAAAAGGGACATGAGCAATATATATGAAAACAAGGCTGTATTATTTACAGGCGAAGTAAAAATCTATGGGCTTCTGGATATTCCGCTTCGGCTTATCCAGATGCTTGCTGCGTTAAAGCTTTTCATGAAAAAATATCCCGAATATACAAGAAAGTATTCAGCTTCGGAATTGCCTAAAGCCTGGCAACTAACCCCCATTATAGCAAGGATACTGGTGGAGGTAAAACCCATTAAAATCATATACTGGAGAGGGGCAAAACAAATCAGCGTGCCGGTGTGA
- a CDS encoding UPF0058 family protein: protein MHKEELIQLHTLMVQMKRFFEENGQGEFSQYHSLKISPIHVHRSKAEHKHAIFVLGKEIASIMTHDEFSGPGRTQVRMQELATRAVDEMLH, encoded by the coding sequence ATACACAAGGAAGAATTGATCCAGCTACACACACTGATGGTGCAAATGAAAAGATTTTTTGAGGAAAACGGGCAGGGAGAATTTTCCCAGTACCATTCCCTTAAGATAAGTCCAATACATGTGCATCGCAGCAAAGCCGAACACAAACACGCGATATTCGTCCTGGGTAAAGAGATTGCATCCATAATGACTCACGACGAATTCTCTGGACCAGGGAGAACCCAGGTGCGAATGCAGGAGCTTGCCACGCGTGCTGTGGATGAAATGCTGCACTAA